In Spirosoma aureum, a single genomic region encodes these proteins:
- a CDS encoding SMP-30/gluconolactonase/LRE family protein: MKKLFSLLFLLGHFSVVAQPAAESYPIDSASIEQAGVPKGEVMKFTFQDSKRFPGTWREYWIYVPAQYRPDKPACVYVNQDGIQWKAPTVFDNLIHRKEMPVTIGVFVMPGKVRVVDGDPTHDRLNRSFEYDGLGEAYARFILDEILPDVEKQKTSDGRSIRLSKSGNDRAIGGSSSGAVCAFTAAWEHPEAFSRVFSAIGTYVGLRGGDRYATLIRKYEPKPIRVFLQDGTNDLNNFVGDWWKANETIDRALIFAGYEVQHVWGEGGHSGQHGTAIFPKAMRWLWKDYPKPVTNGQTKNPFLLDILLPNEGWELVGEGYSFTEGPAANEAGEVVFQDVLNGKTFKVDQTGKPVSINTDSKKAAGTAYSTSGQRYTVSSRSNAVYRYDRSEKETVVAEGLSGNDITVAKNGNLYITSPDGTDKPSTIYLIRPDGQKVVVDGGEATTGLKFANGLAFTPDQRQLYVAESASHWIWAYQVLPDGQLTHKQRYGWLHVPDTAENAWPDGLKCDSAGRVYVATRLGIQVLDQTGRVNAIIPTPTGYPSNLCFGGKNFDTLYVTCGAKVYRRKLKVRGPSPN; encoded by the coding sequence ATGAAAAAGCTATTCTCCCTCCTTTTTTTGCTGGGGCATTTTTCGGTAGTCGCCCAGCCAGCGGCCGAATCGTATCCAATTGATTCAGCTTCAATTGAGCAGGCCGGCGTTCCTAAAGGTGAAGTTATGAAGTTTACCTTTCAGGATTCCAAACGTTTCCCCGGAACCTGGCGCGAGTATTGGATCTATGTACCCGCTCAATACCGTCCAGATAAACCGGCTTGCGTATATGTCAACCAGGACGGCATTCAGTGGAAGGCCCCCACTGTTTTCGACAATTTGATCCATCGAAAAGAAATGCCCGTAACCATTGGGGTTTTTGTCATGCCCGGCAAGGTGCGAGTCGTCGATGGCGACCCTACTCATGATCGGCTGAATCGGAGTTTTGAATATGATGGACTGGGCGAAGCCTATGCCCGGTTCATTTTAGACGAGATTTTACCCGATGTTGAAAAGCAAAAGACCAGCGATGGTCGATCGATTCGACTCTCGAAAAGTGGCAACGACCGCGCCATTGGTGGTTCAAGCAGCGGGGCCGTTTGTGCCTTCACCGCAGCCTGGGAACATCCAGAAGCTTTTTCCAGGGTATTTAGTGCAATTGGGACCTACGTTGGGCTAAGAGGTGGTGACCGCTATGCAACTTTAATTCGCAAATATGAGCCCAAGCCGATTCGCGTCTTTTTACAGGATGGAACCAATGATCTGAATAATTTCGTCGGCGATTGGTGGAAAGCCAATGAAACCATCGATCGGGCGTTGATTTTCGCGGGCTACGAGGTACAGCATGTATGGGGTGAAGGAGGGCATAGTGGCCAGCATGGTACGGCTATCTTTCCCAAGGCTATGCGATGGCTCTGGAAAGATTACCCAAAACCTGTTACAAATGGACAGACCAAGAACCCTTTTCTACTAGATATTCTATTGCCTAATGAAGGCTGGGAACTGGTTGGCGAAGGTTACTCCTTTACGGAGGGGCCAGCGGCAAATGAGGCAGGTGAGGTTGTTTTCCAGGACGTATTAAACGGAAAAACGTTTAAAGTTGACCAGACAGGCAAACCTGTCAGCATTAATACCGATTCCAAAAAAGCGGCAGGCACAGCCTATAGTACGAGTGGGCAGCGCTATACCGTATCAAGCCGGAGTAATGCGGTATATCGATACGATCGTTCAGAGAAAGAGACAGTTGTAGCAGAGGGTCTATCGGGCAATGACATTACGGTGGCAAAAAATGGAAATCTATACATTACTTCTCCGGATGGAACTGACAAGCCAAGCACAATTTATCTGATCCGACCTGACGGCCAGAAAGTAGTGGTTGACGGCGGTGAAGCGACAACGGGTTTAAAGTTCGCCAATGGGCTGGCTTTCACACCCGATCAGCGCCAATTATATGTAGCGGAATCAGCTTCGCACTGGATATGGGCGTACCAGGTCCTGCCCGATGGGCAACTGACTCATAAACAACGCTATGGGTGGCTTCATGTTCCTGATACCGCCGAAAATGCCTGGCCAGATGGACTGAAGTGCGATAGTGCCGGTCGGGTCTATGTGGCCACACGACTAGGCATTCAGGTTCTTGATCAGACAGGTCGGGTCAATGCGATTATACCTACTCCCACTGGTTACCCTTCCAATTTATGCTTTGGCGGCAAAAACTTTGACACGCTGTACGTAACTTGTGGAGCCAAGGTATATAGGCGTAAATTAAAAGTAAGAGGTCCATCACCTAATTGA
- a CDS encoding fibronectin type III domain-containing protein, producing MTPAQALSLVQQANLALQEKRASGAVFTNITYIPIRPHIVRRSDGSGGLSLANLNRMMAATNSYYLLNGFGIQFYFAGTTPDYIDNDGLFNSFPYPEGSTVDGRDAANAMNQYYIHSFSASVGGYAYYPANNIVTTRSFIGVFNNTEADINDASNRIIPHELGHNFNLYHTFGNNNGNATTTELVTRGAGANCTTDGDLICDTPADPYGMYGADVTYVNNCPQYNPNSFAHDAHNEYYTPSITNLMSYYFPCTHDFTPGQYDRMQAGLALRQTHTTYTLDAPATNVAPVSNLTANFTLTSIVLNWQDNANNEMGYFIERSTSPTSGFACIGGVGPDVTTFTDIKFDNRTIYYYRIRPSNTTTGSFSSTANVDTTIPSVTGLNTNNITANSAVLSWNSLGSGLTYDVQWRAVGNATWTTVSNITGISNSLFGLTPGTAYEWQVKASASTAYSGPIGFSTPCTAPQNLYYSPSRTVASLYWFGTGSPTYTLQWRQQGTANWTTVTGITNSTYSLTGLTSSTAYEWQVQSVCSLTASSTYAGPQSFTTLSCQAPTNLNAISKSISAQLNWYSNVDPGQTFELRYRPVGAVTWTSVASLTTTTYSLTGLTNNIQYEWQVRSICSITESSDYSFPNTFTTFCLAITGLTANPTTTSANLYWGYAGIPEPSSVYELQYRPVGNPNWMTTIGYNSGSSYNSRTLTDLLANTAYEARIRTLCSPGVNTDYSTIVTFTTGCYAPASNSLYISNTYSSFVQLQWSVTTDASSAFDLRYRTVGATDWSILNGITTQYYSLTGLNGNTQYEWQIRTVCSPSTSSTFTPGPNFTTNCHIPSGLYALAKLKSATLNWSSDESGSSYDARYRQVGTTDWTTVSNLTSSSVAITGLISNISYEWQVRVRCANGSYSDFSGLNTFNTAPCSLPYNLVASVSYNGARLSWSFDNADANTRYEIQYRPTMDFANPGWNTLSNLTSNNGNGYVDISGLIYNRFYEWQIRTLCSPTESTVFSASSYFATQCETPTNLNVTTTPTTARLNWSFQRADADTRYEARYRVVGTTNWVFVGNLTSDTGVGYVDITGLTNNTQYEWQIRTLCSVTNGSSFTPLATFSTQCSVPTGLVANVLINSATLFWTQLSGAVGNYEVRYRLTGTTGWTTISNVTSTSTAISGLTANTVYDWQVRTLCGNNVASDFSDIRSFLTNSCNTPVSLYTSNLTTTSARINWSFYSATAETRYEARYRAVGTTDWATLSNLTSLLGSGYFDLTGLTETGPYEWQIRTICSPSESSAFSSSVTFRTLSPCQSMYTIKTGLWTDPAIWSCGRLPLSSDIVEIRHFVTVPANLIVFAKKVSIDSGQRLIYSLNTQLKTGF from the coding sequence TTGACTCCCGCGCAGGCCCTATCGCTTGTTCAGCAAGCCAATCTGGCACTACAAGAAAAGAGAGCTTCCGGAGCTGTATTTACGAATATAACGTATATACCCATTCGCCCCCATATTGTCCGCCGGAGTGATGGCAGTGGCGGTCTGAGTCTTGCGAATCTGAATCGGATGATGGCGGCTACGAATAGCTATTATTTGCTCAATGGCTTTGGCATCCAGTTTTATTTTGCCGGTACCACACCCGACTACATCGATAACGATGGTCTATTCAACAGTTTTCCGTATCCGGAAGGATCAACGGTAGATGGTCGTGATGCCGCCAATGCAATGAACCAATATTACATTCATAGCTTTTCTGCCAGTGTTGGTGGCTATGCTTATTACCCTGCCAATAACATTGTTACAACACGCTCATTTATTGGGGTATTTAACAACACGGAAGCGGACATCAACGATGCCAGTAACCGGATAATACCCCATGAATTAGGCCATAATTTTAACCTCTACCATACATTTGGCAATAACAATGGTAACGCAACCACGACTGAGCTAGTCACTCGGGGAGCGGGGGCCAACTGCACGACCGATGGCGATCTGATCTGCGATACGCCTGCCGATCCGTATGGCATGTATGGGGCTGATGTTACCTATGTCAATAATTGTCCTCAATACAATCCGAACAGCTTCGCCCACGATGCTCATAATGAGTATTATACGCCCTCCATTACCAATCTCATGTCGTATTATTTTCCCTGTACACATGATTTTACACCGGGGCAGTATGATCGGATGCAGGCCGGATTAGCCCTCCGTCAAACCCATACAACCTACACACTCGATGCCCCGGCTACGAATGTCGCTCCAGTCAGTAACCTAACGGCTAATTTTACGCTGACATCGATTGTCCTCAACTGGCAGGATAACGCCAATAATGAGATGGGGTACTTCATTGAACGCTCTACCTCCCCCACCTCAGGCTTTGCGTGTATTGGGGGGGTAGGCCCAGACGTAACAACATTCACAGACATCAAATTTGACAATCGAACTATCTATTATTATCGCATTCGTCCGTCCAACACAACTACAGGCAGTTTTAGCTCAACGGCTAATGTCGATACGACAATACCTTCGGTAACGGGCCTGAACACAAATAACATTACGGCGAATAGTGCGGTTCTGAGTTGGAATAGCCTGGGTTCAGGCCTAACCTATGATGTACAGTGGCGTGCCGTAGGAAACGCTACCTGGACCACTGTTTCTAACATCACAGGTATAAGTAACTCCCTCTTCGGTTTGACTCCGGGTACTGCCTATGAATGGCAAGTGAAAGCATCGGCTAGTACTGCGTATTCCGGGCCGATTGGTTTTTCTACTCCCTGTACAGCCCCCCAAAACCTTTATTATTCGCCTAGTCGTACTGTGGCCTCTCTATACTGGTTTGGTACTGGTTCCCCAACCTATACCCTCCAATGGCGTCAGCAGGGAACTGCCAACTGGACAACTGTGACAGGAATAACGAACTCAACCTACTCTTTAACAGGGCTAACCTCATCGACTGCCTACGAATGGCAGGTGCAAAGTGTTTGTTCGCTTACAGCTAGTTCAACTTACGCCGGTCCGCAGTCATTCACAACACTCTCCTGCCAGGCTCCAACTAACCTAAATGCTATTTCCAAATCGATATCAGCTCAGTTAAACTGGTATTCAAACGTTGACCCAGGCCAAACATTTGAACTGCGCTACCGCCCGGTAGGTGCAGTTACCTGGACGTCGGTCGCTAGTTTAACAACGACAACCTATTCGCTGACCGGTTTGACAAATAATATACAGTACGAATGGCAAGTCAGGAGTATCTGTTCCATAACTGAGTCCTCAGACTATAGCTTTCCGAATACCTTCACGACCTTCTGTCTGGCAATTACTGGTTTAACCGCTAACCCTACTACCACATCGGCCAATCTATATTGGGGCTATGCTGGCATTCCTGAGCCGAGTAGCGTCTATGAATTACAGTATCGCCCTGTAGGCAACCCAAACTGGATGACTACTATTGGCTATAATTCCGGGTCATCGTATAATTCCCGAACGCTAACCGACTTACTGGCGAACACCGCCTATGAAGCTCGCATCCGAACGCTCTGCTCACCAGGCGTAAACACTGATTATTCGACCATCGTCACCTTTACAACGGGCTGCTATGCCCCGGCCTCCAACAGTCTGTATATAAGCAACACCTATTCTTCCTTTGTCCAACTTCAATGGAGCGTTACTACCGATGCCAGTTCAGCGTTTGATCTGCGTTACCGCACCGTAGGCGCAACAGACTGGTCAATACTCAATGGTATAACGACTCAATATTACTCATTGACGGGTCTGAACGGCAACACCCAATACGAATGGCAGATCAGAACGGTGTGCTCACCTTCCACCAGTTCAACCTTCACACCAGGTCCGAATTTTACAACCAACTGCCATATTCCCAGTGGATTATATGCACTTGCCAAACTAAAGTCGGCCACGTTAAACTGGAGTTCTGACGAATCTGGCTCTAGTTACGATGCTCGGTATAGACAGGTCGGAACCACCGATTGGACCACGGTTAGTAATCTGACCAGTTCAAGCGTGGCCATAACAGGCTTAATTAGCAATATCAGCTATGAATGGCAAGTCAGAGTGCGGTGTGCTAATGGCTCATACTCAGATTTTTCAGGCTTAAATACCTTTAATACGGCGCCCTGTAGCCTACCCTATAATTTAGTGGCCTCAGTTAGCTATAATGGCGCCCGTCTGAGCTGGTCTTTTGATAATGCTGATGCTAATACGCGTTATGAAATTCAATATCGGCCAACCATGGACTTTGCAAATCCCGGCTGGAATACGCTCTCTAATCTGACCAGCAATAATGGCAACGGTTATGTGGACATCAGCGGATTAATTTACAATAGGTTCTATGAATGGCAAATCAGAACACTTTGCTCACCCACCGAAAGCACGGTCTTTTCGGCTAGTTCTTATTTTGCTACTCAGTGCGAAACGCCAACTAATCTTAACGTTACGACAACGCCTACAACCGCCCGATTAAACTGGTCATTCCAACGTGCAGATGCCGACACTCGGTATGAGGCTCGCTATCGGGTCGTCGGAACGACGAACTGGGTGTTCGTCGGCAATCTGACAAGTGACACTGGTGTTGGCTATGTTGACATTACTGGATTAACCAACAATACACAATACGAATGGCAGATCAGAACCCTATGTTCAGTGACCAATGGTTCTTCATTTACGCCATTAGCCACATTCTCGACCCAATGTAGTGTTCCTACCGGACTGGTTGCTAACGTTCTAATTAATTCAGCGACGTTATTTTGGACTCAATTGTCAGGAGCCGTTGGTAATTATGAAGTGCGATACCGGCTTACTGGAACAACAGGTTGGACTACGATCAGTAACGTAACCAGTACCAGCACAGCAATATCGGGACTCACAGCAAACACTGTCTATGATTGGCAGGTCAGGACGTTATGCGGTAATAATGTTGCTTCTGATTTTTCGGACATACGAAGCTTTTTAACCAACTCCTGCAATACGCCCGTAAGTTTGTATACGAGCAATTTGACTACAACCTCGGCCCGGATAAACTGGTCTTTCTATAGTGCAACAGCCGAGACTCGTTACGAAGCGCGTTACCGGGCAGTAGGAACCACCGACTGGGCTACACTCAGTAATTTGACGAGTCTACTCGGAAGCGGTTATTTTGACCTGACTGGCTTGACCGAAACGGGGCCCTATGAGTGGCAAATTCGAACGATTTGTTCGCCTTCTGAAAGTTCTGCCTTCTCTTCATCGGTCACTTTCCGAACGCTTAGTCCTTGCCAGAGCATGTATACCATCAAAACGGGTTTATGGACAGATCCTGCAATCTGGTCATGCGGGCGATTACCCCTTAGCAGCGATATCGTTGAAATAAGGCATTTTGTAACCGTTCCGGCCAACCTGATCGTTTTTGCGAAGAAGGTCAGCATCGACAGCGGGCAGCGGCTGATCTACAGTCTCAATACTCAATTGAAGACAGGATTTTGA